The following coding sequences are from one Nicotiana tomentosiformis chromosome 3, ASM39032v3, whole genome shotgun sequence window:
- the LOC104099869 gene encoding trimethyltridecatetraene synthase-like yields MENSWVFLALAGLSALAFLCKIITCRRPVNRKIPPGPKPWPIIGNLNLLGPIPHQSFDLLSKKYGELMLLKFGSRPVLVASSAEMAKQFLKVHDANFASRPMLAGGKYTSYNYCDMTWAPYGPYWRQARRIYLNQIFTPKRLDSFEYIRVEERQALISQLNSLAGKPFFLKDHLSRFSLCSMTRMVLSNKYFGESTVRVEDLQYLVDQWFLLNGAFNIGDWIPWLSFLDLQGYVKQMKALKRTFDKFHNIVLDDHRAKKNAEKNFVPKDMVDVLLKMAEDPNLEVKLTNDCVKGLMQDLLTGGTDSLTAAVQWAFQELLRQPRVIEKATEELDRIVGKERWVEEKDCSQLSYVEAILKETLRLHPLGTMLAPHCAIEDCNVAGYDIQKGTTVLVNVWTIGRDPKYWDRAQEFLPERFLENDIDMDGHNFAFLPFSSGRRRCPGYSLGLKVIRVTLANMLHGFNWKLPEGMKPEDISVEEHYGLTTHPKFPVPVILESRLSSDLYSPIT; encoded by the exons ATGGAGAATTCTTGGGTTTTTCTAGCCTTGGCAGGGCTATCTGCATTAGCTTTTCTCTGTAAAATAATCACCTGTCGAAGACCGGTTAACCGGAAAATACCACCAGGTCCAAAACCATGGCCCATCATTGGCAATTTGAACCTACTTGGTCCTATCCCACATCAATCTTTTGACTTGCTTTCCAAAAAATATGGAGAGTTGATGCTGCTGAAATTTGGCTCCAGGCCAGTTCTTGTTGCTTCATCTGCTGAAATGGCAAAACAGTTTTTAAAAGTACATGATGCTAATTTCGCCTCCCGTCCTATGCTAGCTGGTGGAAAGTATACAAGCTATAACTATTGTGACATGACATGGGCACCCTATGGTCCCTATTGGCGCCAAGCACGACGAATTTACCTTAACCAGATATTTACTCCGAAAAGGCTAGACTCGTTCGAGTACATTCGTGTTGAAGAAAGGCAGGCCTTGATTTCCCAGCTGAATTCCCTTGCTGGAAAGCCATTTTTTCTCAAAGACCATTTGTCGCGATTTAGCCTCTGCAGCATGACAAGGATGGTTTTGAGCAACAAGTATTTTGGTGAATCAACAGTTAGAGTAGAAGATTTGCAGTACCTGGTAGATCAATGGTTCTTACTTAATGGTGCTTTCAACATTGGAGATTGGATTCCATGGCTCAGCTTCTTGGACCTACAAGGCTATGTGAAACAAATGAAGGCTTTGAAAAGAACTTTTGATAAGTTCCACAACATTGTGCTAGATGATCACAGGGCTAAGAAGAATGCAGAGAAGAACTTTGTCCCAAAAGACATGGTTGATGTCTTGTTGAAGATGGCTGAAGATCCTAATCTGGAAGTCAAACTCACTAATGACTGTGTCAAAGGGTTAATGCAG GATTTACTAACTGGAGGAACAGATAGCTTAACAGCAGCAGTGCAATGGGCATTTCAAGAACTTCTTAGACAGCCAAGGGTTATTGAGAAGGCAACCGAAGAGCTTGACCGGATTGTCGGGAAAGAGAGATGGGTAGAAGAGAAAGATTGCTCGCAGCTATCTTACGTTGAAGCAATCCTCAAGGAAACACTAAGGTTACATCCTCTAGGAACTATGCTAGCACCGCATTGTGCTATAGAAGATTGTAACGTGGCTGGTTATGACATACAGAAAGGAACGACCGTTCTGGTGAATGTTTGGACCATTGGAAGGGACCCAAAATACTGGGATAGAGCACAAGAGTTTCTCCCCGAGAGGTTCTTAGAGAACGACATTGATATGGACGGACATAACTTTGCTTTCTTGCCATTTAGCTCGGGGCGAAGGAGGTGCCCTGGCTATAGCCTTGGACTTAAGGTTATCCGAGTAACATTAGCCAACATGTTGCATGGATTCAACTGGAAATTACCTGAAGGTATGAAGCCAGAAGATATAAGTGTGGAAGAACATTATGGGCTCACTACACATCCTAAGTTTCCTGTTCCTGTGATCTTGGAATCTAGACTTTCTTCAGATCTCTATTCCCCCATCACTTAA
- the LOC104099868 gene encoding 2-alkenal reductase (NADP(+)-dependent)-like: MEAEHSSMMLPNKQVVFKNYVEGYPKESDFELRSTMISSQIPQDSNGLFVKNLYLGCDPYMRHKMSPHESKDVSLLTSFKPGSVITGLGVAKIIKSANADFEEGDYIWGMTGWEDYSLILNSDGLFKIKYTDVPLSYYAGILGMPGLAAYIGFYNVCSAKEGDIVYVSSAAGGVGQLVGQFAKMKGCYVVGSASTDEKVDLLKSELGFDDAFNYKEGTDFAGALKRHFPKGIDVYFENVGGSMLDEVLLHMNLYGRITVSGMISQYNLKKPDGIHNLFCLITKRLRMEGFSELDFRHKVPEYLEFVIQLIREKKLVFVEDIAEGLENAASAFVGIYHGRNVGKQIIQVSTD, encoded by the exons ATGGAAGCTGAGCATTCAAGTATGATGTTACCAAACAAGCAAGTTGTGTTCAAGAATTATGTTGAAGGGTATCCAAAAGAGAGTGATTTTGAGCTAAGAAGTACAATGATAAGTTCCCAGATTCCTCAAGATTCAAATGGTTTGTTTGTTAAGAATCTTTACTTGGGTTGTGACCCTTACATGCGCCACAAGATGTCTCCTCATGAGTCCAAGGATGTTTCCTTGCTTACCTCATTCAAACCTGGTTCT GTCATTACTGGACTTGGTGTtgcaaaaattattaaatcagcAAATGCAGATTTCGAGGAGGGAGATTATATCTGGGGAATGACTGGTTGGGAAGACTATAGCTTGATTCTTAATTCGGATGGGCTTTTCAAGATCAAATATACGGATGTGCCACTCTCATACTATGCTGGAATTCTAG GTATGCCAGGACTCGCAGCCTATATTGGCTTTTATAATGTATGCTCTGCTAAGGAAGGGGATATAGTCTATGTCTCCTCCGCAGCAGGAGGGGTTGGTCAGCTTGTTGGACAATTCGCGAAAATGAAAGGATGCTATGTTGTTGGAAGTGCAAGTACTGATGAAAAG GTAGATCTTTTGAAATCAGAACTTGGCTTCGATGATGCTTTTAACTACAAAGAAGGAACTGATTTTGCTGGAGCCTTGAAAAG GCACTTCCCTAAGGGAATTGATGTTTACTTTGAGAACGTTGGAGGAAGTATGCTGGACGAGGTGCTTTTGCACATGAATCTCTATGGTAGGATTACAGTTTCTGGGATGATCTCTCAGTACAATTTAAAGAAACCAGATGGTATTCACAACTTGTTTTGCCTTATCACAAAGAGATTACGGATGGAAGGTTTCTCCGAGCTTGACTTCCGGCACAAGGTTCCAGAATACCTCGAGTTTGTTATTCAGCTTATAAGAGAGAAAAAGCTGGTTTTTGTAGAAGACATTGCTGAGGGTTTGGAAAATGCTGCATCAGCTTTTGTTGGTATTTATCATGGGCGAAATGTCGGAAAGCAGATTATCCAGGTTTCAACTGACTGA